One part of the Marichromatium purpuratum 984 genome encodes these proteins:
- the yhbY gene encoding ribosome assembly RNA-binding protein YhbY — MSITEKQKRWLKQQAHHLKPVVIVGQHGITDAVIAELEIALDHHELLKTKISAGDRELRDAAIAELIERTGAMLVNRIGNIAILYRANPRKRDPLALPRI, encoded by the coding sequence ATGAGCATCACCGAAAAACAGAAACGCTGGCTCAAGCAGCAGGCGCATCATCTCAAGCCCGTCGTCATCGTCGGTCAGCACGGCATCACCGATGCGGTGATCGCCGAGCTGGAGATCGCGCTCGATCATCACGAACTGCTCAAGACCAAGATCAGCGCCGGCGATCGTGAGCTGCGCGACGCGGCCATCGCCGAACTCATCGAGCGCACCGGAGCGATGCTGGTCAACCGCATCGGCAACATCGCCATCCTCTATCGCGCCAACCCGCGCAAGCGCGATCCGCTCGCCCTGCCCCGGATCTGA
- a CDS encoding SOUL family heme-binding protein: MPRSNTRRATLAALALALILGSIGGALMATEQPAYTLIEQHRGFELRRYPPLLVAEVEIEGTFDAVGGRAFRLLADYIFGNNQGARKIAMTAPVNQQPLGRGERIAMTAPVTQQPSGEARYRISFVMPAHFTRETLPRPNDGRVHIREIPARLLAAHRYSGGWGEGRYREHESQLLAAVQGVGLSPVGTPIYARYNSPFSLPFLRRNEVLVEVERAPTALGD, translated from the coding sequence ATGCCGAGATCGAACACCCGGCGCGCGACGCTCGCCGCCCTGGCGCTCGCGCTGATCCTGGGCAGCATCGGAGGAGCGCTGATGGCCACCGAACAACCCGCCTATACCCTGATCGAACAACACCGCGGCTTCGAGCTGCGCCGCTATCCGCCATTGCTGGTCGCCGAGGTCGAGATCGAGGGCACCTTCGATGCCGTCGGCGGTCGCGCCTTTCGCCTGCTCGCCGACTACATCTTCGGTAACAACCAGGGGGCGCGGAAGATCGCCATGACCGCACCGGTCAACCAGCAACCGCTGGGGCGCGGCGAGCGCATCGCCATGACCGCGCCGGTGACCCAGCAGCCGAGCGGCGAAGCACGCTATCGCATCAGCTTCGTCATGCCCGCACACTTCACCCGCGAGACCCTGCCCCGCCCCAACGACGGGCGCGTCCACATCCGCGAGATCCCGGCGCGACTGCTCGCCGCGCACCGTTACTCCGGCGGCTGGGGCGAGGGACGTTATCGCGAGCACGAGTCACAGCTACTCGCCGCCGTGCAGGGCGTCGGCCTGAGCCCGGTCGGCACGCCGATCTATGCCCGTTACAACTCGCCCTTCTCGCTGCCGTTCCTGCGTCGCAACGAGGTGCTGGTCGAGGTCGAGCGCGCACCGACAGCGCTCGGGGACTGA
- the aroA gene encoding 3-phosphoshikimate 1-carboxyvinyltransferase: protein MAELEDIRYLVGPGGALTGRLRVPGDKSISHRSIMLAALAEGETRISGFLEGADALATLAAFRRMGVEIEGPEAGRVRVRGVGLHGLEAPDAVLDMGNSGTSMRLLAGLLAGQRFATTLVGDASLTRRPMRRVTEPLARMGARIETSETGTAPLRITPVETLTGIDYALPVASAQIKSSLLLAGLFAEGETCVTEPAPTRDHTERMLSAFGYRLRRDGARVCLSGGGRLQGCELVVPADISSAAFFLVGASIAPGSDLVLEGVGINPTRIGVINILRAMGGDIELRDERMAGGEPVADIRVRHAPLHGIEIPRDQVPLAIDEFPALFIAAACAEGETRLGGAEELRVKESDRIQVMADGLATLGIEAEPLPDGIRIRGGALGSNLGRAPIQAHGDHRIAMSFAIAALRAAGPVEIHDCANVETSFPGFPRLAASAGLQIEEQQLA from the coding sequence TTGGCAGAGCTTGAGGATATCCGTTATCTGGTCGGCCCCGGCGGGGCGCTCACCGGGCGGTTGCGCGTACCGGGCGACAAGTCGATCTCGCATCGCTCGATCATGCTCGCGGCGCTGGCCGAGGGCGAGACCCGGATCAGCGGTTTTCTCGAGGGCGCCGATGCCCTTGCCACACTCGCGGCCTTTCGCCGCATGGGCGTCGAGATCGAAGGCCCGGAGGCGGGCAGGGTGCGGGTGCGCGGGGTCGGTCTGCATGGGCTCGAGGCCCCGGACGCGGTGCTCGACATGGGCAACTCCGGCACCTCGATGCGGCTGCTCGCCGGTTTGCTCGCCGGTCAGCGTTTCGCCACCACCCTGGTCGGAGACGCCTCGCTGACGCGGCGTCCGATGCGCCGAGTGACCGAACCGCTGGCGCGGATGGGCGCGCGGATCGAGACCTCGGAGACTGGCACCGCGCCGTTGCGCATCACCCCGGTCGAGACGCTCACCGGGATCGATTACGCACTGCCGGTGGCCAGCGCCCAGATCAAGTCGAGCCTGCTGCTCGCCGGGCTCTTCGCCGAGGGCGAGACCTGTGTCACCGAGCCCGCGCCAACGCGCGATCACACCGAGCGCATGCTCAGCGCCTTCGGCTATCGGCTGCGTCGTGACGGCGCCCGGGTCTGTCTGAGCGGTGGCGGACGGCTGCAGGGCTGTGAGCTGGTGGTGCCGGCCGATATCTCCTCGGCGGCCTTCTTCCTCGTCGGCGCGAGCATCGCGCCGGGCTCGGACCTGGTCCTCGAGGGGGTCGGTATCAACCCCACCCGGATCGGCGTGATCAACATCCTGCGCGCCATGGGCGGTGACATCGAGCTGCGCGACGAGCGCATGGCCGGCGGCGAGCCGGTGGCCGATATCCGCGTGCGTCATGCGCCGCTCCACGGTATCGAGATCCCGCGCGACCAGGTCCCCCTGGCCATCGACGAGTTCCCGGCGCTGTTCATCGCCGCCGCCTGTGCCGAGGGCGAGACCCGGCTCGGCGGCGCCGAGGAGCTGCGGGTCAAGGAGAGCGATCGCATCCAGGTGATGGCCGATGGTCTGGCCACGCTCGGCATCGAGGCCGAGCCGTTGCCCGACGGTATCCGCATCCGTGGCGGCGCGCTCGGCTCGAACCTCGGGCGCGCGCCGATCCAGGCCCACGGCGACCATCGCATCGCCATGTCCTTCGCCATCGCCGCGCTGCGTGCCGCAGGGCCAGTGGAGATCCACGACTGCGCCAATGTCGAGACCTCCTTCCCCGGCTTCCCACGGCTGGCCGCGAGCGCCGGGTTGCAGATCGAGGAGCAACAACTCGCATGA
- a CDS encoding helix-turn-helix transcriptional regulator, with amino-acid sequence MRNDRAYLIELRHYAPRQTRHHHPHAQVVIPLQGTMDLVIASRETRLAAGMVAVIAPGARHDFSGSARNRFLVFDLADPLLIECCLGEEAAPVRTLGNTASRYLALLAGELEQGGRRLCSRAAITTACELLAEPAAEASDDEIGPPSRLLRAERLLAEEGADGPNVAEIAASVGLSVSQLNRLYRARHGRSPKQAQIAERLARATRLLRETDHSVATIAHLLGYRNPSSFCSLFKEHLGMTPSDYRRTAAGAG; translated from the coding sequence ATGCGCAATGATCGAGCCTACCTGATCGAGCTGCGTCACTACGCCCCCCGGCAGACACGCCACCACCATCCCCATGCCCAGGTGGTGATCCCGTTGCAGGGCACCATGGATCTCGTCATTGCCAGTCGCGAGACCCGGCTTGCCGCCGGTATGGTCGCGGTGATCGCGCCCGGTGCCCGGCATGATTTCAGCGGCAGCGCGCGCAATCGATTCCTGGTGTTCGATCTCGCCGATCCGCTGCTGATCGAGTGCTGTCTGGGCGAGGAGGCAGCGCCGGTGCGAACCCTGGGCAACACCGCTTCGCGTTATCTCGCCCTGCTCGCCGGTGAGCTGGAACAGGGCGGACGGCGCCTCTGCTCGCGTGCGGCGATCACCACGGCGTGCGAATTGCTCGCCGAGCCTGCTGCCGAGGCCAGCGACGACGAGATCGGGCCGCCCTCGCGCTTGCTGCGCGCTGAACGCCTGCTCGCCGAAGAGGGGGCCGATGGGCCGAATGTGGCCGAGATTGCAGCCAGCGTCGGGCTCTCGGTCAGTCAACTCAATCGGCTGTATCGGGCCCGTCATGGACGTTCACCCAAGCAGGCCCAGATCGCCGAGCGACTCGCGCGCGCCACTCGGCTGCTGCGCGAGACCGATCACTCGGTCGCGACCATCGCCCACCTGCTCGGCTATCGCAATCCGTCGTCCTTCTGCAGCCTGTTCAAAGAGCATCTCGGGATGACCCCGAGCGATTACCGACGCACAGCGGCTGGAGCAGGGTGA
- the ihfB gene encoding integration host factor subunit beta — protein MTKSELIDVLAAEQDHLPYKDVEEAVRKILERMSSALASGERIEIRGFGSFSLHYRPPRIGRNPKTGESVALAGKHVPHFKPGKELRDRVNQAFQRDRAAQADVVDDDDASAPSLQVAVSS, from the coding sequence ATGACGAAATCCGAGCTGATCGACGTTCTGGCCGCCGAGCAGGATCATCTTCCCTACAAAGATGTCGAAGAGGCGGTTCGAAAGATCCTCGAGCGCATGAGCAGTGCGCTCGCCTCCGGTGAACGAATCGAGATTCGTGGCTTCGGAAGCTTTTCGCTCCATTACCGTCCGCCCCGTATCGGTCGCAACCCGAAGACCGGGGAATCGGTGGCCCTGGCCGGCAAGCACGTCCCGCACTTCAAGCCAGGCAAGGAACTCCGGGATCGCGTCAACCAGGCATTCCAGCGGGATCGGGCCGCGCAGGCCGACGTCGTCGATGACGACGATGCCAGCGCGCCCTCCCTGCAGGTCGCAGTCTCCAGCTGA
- a CDS encoding site-specific integrase has product MQRIERYIEAATRDNTRRGYRAAIRHYEETWGGLLPATAESVARYLADHAEQLALNTLRLHLAALARWHRDQGFPDPTKAPVVRQVMRGITELHPAREHQARALRLEDLVRVDAMLETRIRTGGLAEALRARRDRALLLVGFWRAFRGDELLRLAVEDVRQEHDGGLLIRLARTKTSHGESRDYPLPRLSRLCPVTAYADWVGCAGIERGAVFRGIDRWGRVREQGLHPNSLIPLLRRLLEEAGVADAASYSAHSLRRGFASWASASQWQLRELMDYVGWRDARSALRYIERAAPRLGGRIERALAAPEDASG; this is encoded by the coding sequence ATGCAGCGGATCGAGCGCTATATCGAGGCGGCCACCCGCGACAACACCAGACGCGGCTATCGCGCGGCGATCCGTCACTACGAGGAGACCTGGGGCGGGTTGTTGCCGGCGACCGCCGAGTCCGTCGCCCGCTATCTGGCCGATCATGCCGAGCAGCTCGCGCTCAATACCCTGCGGTTGCACCTGGCGGCACTGGCGCGCTGGCATCGTGACCAGGGCTTCCCCGATCCGACCAAGGCGCCGGTGGTGCGTCAGGTGATGCGCGGCATCACTGAGCTGCACCCGGCGCGCGAGCACCAGGCGCGGGCGTTGCGGCTGGAGGACCTGGTGCGGGTCGATGCCATGCTGGAGACGCGCATCCGTACCGGGGGGCTCGCCGAGGCGCTGCGCGCGCGGCGTGATCGGGCGCTGCTGCTGGTCGGCTTCTGGCGCGCCTTCCGTGGCGATGAGCTGCTGAGGCTCGCGGTCGAGGACGTGCGTCAGGAACACGACGGCGGGTTGCTGATCCGGCTCGCGCGGACCAAGACCTCGCACGGCGAGAGCCGCGACTATCCGCTGCCCCGGCTCTCCAGGCTCTGTCCGGTCACGGCCTATGCCGATTGGGTCGGCTGCGCCGGGATCGAGCGTGGCGCGGTGTTCCGTGGCATCGACCGCTGGGGGCGGGTGCGCGAGCAGGGGCTGCACCCCAACAGCCTGATCCCGCTGTTGCGCCGTCTGCTTGAGGAGGCCGGGGTGGCGGATGCGGCAAGCTACAGCGCCCACTCGCTCAGGCGGGGCTTCGCCTCCTGGGCGAGCGCCAGTCAGTGGCAGCTGCGCGAGCTGATGGACTATGTCGGCTGGCGTGACGCGCGCTCGGCGCTGCGCTATATCGAGCGCGCCGCGCCCCGGCTGGGCGGGCGTATCGAGCGCGCGCTGGCCGCGCCGGAGGACGCCTCGGGTTGA
- the hisC gene encoding histidinol-phosphate transaminase, with the protein MSQYWSDLVHTLQPYVPGEQPRHVELTKLNTNENPYPPSPRVRAVLDDAAVDALRLYPDPDSGALKAALAARAGLAPENVFIGNGSDDVLALAFMAFFKQPEPLRFPDLTYGFYPVYCKLFGIASRIVPLNAAFEVDPADYAAESGPIVLPNPNAPTGRALPLEQLERLLAANRERVVLIDEAYVDFGAESAVALLAEHPQLLVVQTFSKSRSLAGLRVGFAYGSAELIAGLERVKDSFNSYPLDRLAQAGALAALEDEDYFRDCIARVMATREWTVAELTRRGFAVLPSQTNFVLARVPNGRARALFEQLREVGVLVRYFDRPRLHEHLRISIGTDAEMRRLIEEIDRLLD; encoded by the coding sequence ATGAGTCAATACTGGAGCGACCTGGTCCACACCCTGCAGCCCTATGTCCCCGGTGAGCAGCCCAGGCATGTCGAGCTGACCAAGCTCAACACCAACGAGAACCCCTATCCGCCCTCGCCGCGGGTGCGTGCGGTGCTCGATGATGCGGCAGTCGACGCGCTCCGACTCTATCCCGACCCCGACAGCGGCGCGCTCAAGGCCGCCCTCGCCGCGCGTGCGGGGCTGGCGCCGGAGAACGTCTTCATCGGCAACGGTTCGGATGACGTGTTGGCGCTCGCCTTCATGGCCTTCTTCAAACAGCCCGAGCCGCTACGCTTCCCGGATCTGACCTACGGCTTCTATCCGGTCTATTGCAAGCTCTTTGGGATCGCCTCGCGGATCGTCCCGCTCAATGCCGCCTTCGAGGTCGACCCGGCCGACTATGCCGCCGAAAGCGGCCCGATCGTGCTCCCCAACCCCAATGCCCCGACCGGTCGGGCGCTGCCGCTCGAGCAGCTCGAGCGCCTGCTCGCGGCCAACCGCGAGCGGGTGGTGCTGATCGACGAGGCCTATGTCGACTTCGGTGCCGAGAGTGCGGTGGCGCTGCTCGCCGAGCACCCGCAGCTCTTGGTGGTGCAGACCTTCTCCAAGTCGCGCTCGCTGGCCGGGCTGCGGGTTGGCTTCGCCTATGGCTCGGCCGAGCTGATCGCGGGGCTGGAGCGGGTCAAGGACTCCTTCAACTCCTATCCGCTCGACCGGCTGGCGCAGGCCGGCGCACTCGCCGCGCTGGAGGACGAGGACTACTTCCGCGACTGCATCGCGCGGGTGATGGCCACGCGCGAGTGGACGGTCGCCGAACTCACCCGGCGCGGCTTTGCGGTGCTGCCCTCGCAGACCAACTTCGTGCTGGCGCGGGTGCCGAATGGGCGGGCCCGCGCACTCTTCGAGCAGCTGCGCGAGGTCGGGGTGCTGGTGCGTTATTTCGATCGGCCACGTCTGCATGAGCACCTGCGCATCTCGATCGGTACCGACGCCGAGATGCGTCGCCTGATCGAAGAGATCGACCGTCTGCTGGACTGA
- the rpsA gene encoding 30S ribosomal protein S1, which produces MTESFAELFEQSLNTTQLQPGTIVIGTVIEITSDNVMVNAGLKSEGVIPRSQFISAEGELEVAVGDEVEVALDAVEDGFGVTRLSREKAKRFAAWDHLEKAFEAAETVKGMINGKVKGGFTVDLGTVRAFLPGSLVDVRPVRDTTYLEGKEQEFKVIKLDRKRNNVVVSRRAVVEEEYSAEREALLKNLEEGMEIKGIVKNLTDYGAFLDLGGIDGLLHITDMAWRRVKHPSEVVEIGDEISVKVLKFDRERQRVSLGLKQMGEDPWVNISRRYPESTRVFGKVTNIADYGCFVEIEEGVEGLVHVSEMDWTNKNIHPTKVVSLGDEVEVMVLDIDEERRRISLGIKQCALNPWDEFAATHKKGDHVTGKIKSITDFGIFIGLEGGIDGLVHLSDISWDESGEQALRRYKKGDELETVVLSVDPERERISLGVKQLDKDPFSSFVALHDKGSIVTGVITEVDPKGATIALADGVEGYLRASEISRDRVEDARTVLKAGEEIEAKFLGVDRKNRTLSLSMKAKDVEEEQAAIKGYARESSSGTATLGDILKEQMEEAQRGN; this is translated from the coding sequence ATGACCGAAAGCTTTGCCGAACTTTTTGAACAGAGTCTGAACACCACCCAGCTCCAGCCGGGCACCATCGTCATTGGTACCGTGATCGAAATCACGTCCGACAACGTGATGGTGAACGCCGGGCTGAAGTCCGAGGGCGTGATCCCGCGCAGCCAGTTCATCAGCGCCGAAGGTGAGCTCGAGGTCGCCGTCGGCGACGAGGTCGAGGTCGCCCTGGACGCGGTCGAGGACGGTTTCGGCGTCACTCGTCTGTCGCGCGAGAAGGCCAAGCGTTTCGCGGCCTGGGATCACCTGGAGAAGGCCTTCGAGGCCGCCGAGACCGTCAAGGGCATGATCAACGGCAAGGTCAAGGGCGGCTTCACCGTCGACCTCGGCACCGTGCGTGCCTTCCTGCCCGGCTCCCTGGTCGACGTGCGTCCGGTGCGCGATACCACCTACCTCGAAGGCAAGGAACAGGAATTCAAGGTCATCAAGCTCGACCGCAAGCGCAACAACGTCGTGGTGTCGCGCCGTGCGGTGGTCGAGGAAGAGTACAGCGCCGAGCGCGAGGCGCTGCTCAAGAACCTCGAAGAGGGCATGGAGATCAAGGGTATCGTCAAGAACCTCACCGACTACGGTGCGTTCCTGGATCTCGGCGGTATCGACGGCCTGCTGCACATCACCGACATGGCCTGGCGTCGTGTCAAGCACCCCTCCGAGGTGGTCGAGATCGGTGACGAAATCAGCGTCAAGGTGCTCAAGTTCGACCGTGAGCGTCAGCGCGTCTCCCTCGGCCTCAAGCAGATGGGCGAGGATCCGTGGGTCAACATCTCGCGTCGCTACCCCGAGAGCACCCGTGTCTTCGGTAAGGTGACCAACATCGCCGACTACGGCTGCTTCGTCGAGATCGAAGAGGGCGTCGAGGGTCTGGTGCACGTCTCCGAGATGGACTGGACCAACAAGAACATCCACCCGACCAAGGTCGTCTCGCTTGGCGACGAGGTCGAGGTCATGGTGCTCGACATCGACGAGGAGCGTCGTCGCATCTCGCTCGGCATCAAGCAGTGCGCACTCAACCCCTGGGATGAGTTCGCCGCGACCCACAAGAAGGGCGACCACGTCACCGGCAAGATCAAGTCGATCACCGACTTCGGTATCTTCATCGGTCTCGAGGGCGGCATCGACGGTCTGGTGCACCTCTCCGACATCTCCTGGGACGAGTCCGGCGAGCAGGCCCTGCGTCGCTACAAGAAGGGCGACGAACTCGAGACCGTGGTGCTCTCGGTCGACCCCGAGCGCGAGCGTATCTCGCTCGGCGTCAAGCAGCTCGACAAGGATCCCTTCTCCAGCTTCGTGGCACTGCATGACAAGGGCAGCATCGTCACCGGCGTGATCACCGAGGTCGACCCCAAGGGCGCGACCATCGCACTGGCCGACGGCGTCGAGGGCTACCTGCGTGCCTCCGAGATCTCGCGTGACCGCGTCGAGGACGCACGCACCGTGCTCAAGGCCGGTGAGGAGATCGAGGCCAAGTTCCTTGGTGTCGATCGCAAGAACCGCACCCTGTCGCTGTCGATGAAGGCCAAGGACGTCGAAGAAGAGCAGGCGGCAATCAAGGGTTATGCCCGCGAGTCCTCCAGTGGCACCGCCACCCTCGGCGACATCCTCAAGGAGCAGATGGAAGAGGCCCAGCGCGGCAACTAA
- a CDS encoding molybdopterin-containing oxidoreductase family protein: protein MPSAQTTCYECDANCPIEVEFDTAGEPVKVRGPDCPRCYVQLERRDHPERLLYPLRRVGPRGSGRFERIGWDEALDTIAAELTRARERHGAPAVGFFAGYTKEARPQLQRLAHSFGSPNYMTESGCCFSATMVAEKLTLGYKIKTTSTVVSPKTRCHLIWSTNPRGSIPPFDQHPLASPRPERALIVVDPRRTPLAERADVHLQIRPGTDGALALGFHHLIFANGWQDQVFLDQWGQGVEAFRDYVRDFDPRRVAAICGVAAADIERAAECYATTAPAQITLSPTATVQHSNGFQNHRALILLCAVTGNLDREGGNRFFNDKALPRPIERFDHCLAALPPRVGSERFPIWTRYWPAAQSMLLPDCILEGDPQPIRALLAMGINTAMWPNSARMERALGALDFFAASDFFHNPATRQADIVLPAATNLERPALIAYPGCAYQGEVRYRRALLTPRGEARADGEIFLQLGVRLGMGTLFWGGDLEASWAEAAEGLPEAVREAIYASPDGVTVYADAIDDLVDHGFMDADRLYRLRGFPTDSGKVEFDSDALRAAGHDGLPVYREPAEGPVSTPALARRFPLVLTSGARTKFDTHSQHQHSARMRRAIPRPLVEIHPEDAMVRGIDDGDAVMVGSPRGEVRFYAQVTERIKPGVVHCVHGWNEANVNLLTDDVHLDPISGFPPFKSGLCEIRPID from the coding sequence ATGCCGAGCGCGCAGACGACCTGTTACGAGTGTGACGCCAACTGTCCGATCGAGGTCGAGTTCGATACCGCCGGCGAGCCGGTAAAGGTCCGCGGGCCCGACTGCCCGCGCTGTTATGTCCAGCTCGAACGGCGCGATCACCCCGAGCGACTGCTCTATCCACTGCGCCGGGTCGGTCCACGAGGCAGTGGACGCTTTGAGCGGATCGGCTGGGACGAGGCGCTCGACACCATCGCCGCCGAGCTGACGCGTGCCCGTGAACGTCACGGCGCGCCGGCGGTGGGCTTCTTCGCCGGCTATACCAAGGAGGCGCGCCCGCAGCTGCAACGACTCGCCCACAGCTTCGGCTCGCCCAACTACATGACCGAGAGCGGCTGCTGTTTCTCGGCCACCATGGTCGCCGAGAAGCTTACCCTCGGCTACAAGATCAAGACCACCTCGACCGTGGTCTCGCCGAAGACGCGCTGTCATCTCATCTGGTCGACCAACCCGCGCGGCTCGATCCCGCCCTTCGATCAGCACCCGCTGGCCAGTCCCCGCCCCGAGCGGGCGTTGATCGTGGTCGACCCCAGACGTACGCCGCTGGCCGAGCGCGCCGACGTCCATCTGCAGATTCGTCCCGGCACCGATGGGGCGCTCGCGCTCGGCTTCCATCATCTGATCTTCGCCAACGGCTGGCAGGATCAGGTCTTTCTCGACCAGTGGGGGCAGGGGGTGGAGGCCTTCCGCGACTATGTGCGCGACTTCGACCCGCGTCGGGTGGCGGCCATTTGTGGGGTGGCGGCCGCCGACATCGAGCGCGCCGCCGAGTGCTATGCCACCACCGCCCCGGCGCAGATCACCCTGTCGCCGACCGCCACCGTGCAGCACAGCAACGGCTTCCAGAACCATCGCGCGCTGATCCTGCTCTGTGCGGTAACCGGCAACCTCGATCGCGAGGGCGGCAACCGCTTCTTCAACGACAAGGCGCTGCCCCGGCCGATCGAGCGCTTCGATCACTGTCTGGCGGCCTTGCCACCACGTGTCGGCAGCGAGCGCTTCCCGATCTGGACCCGCTACTGGCCGGCGGCGCAGAGCATGCTGTTGCCCGACTGCATCCTCGAGGGCGATCCGCAGCCGATCCGCGCGCTGCTGGCGATGGGGATCAATACTGCGATGTGGCCGAACTCGGCGCGGATGGAGCGGGCGCTTGGCGCGCTCGATTTCTTCGCCGCCAGCGACTTCTTCCACAACCCCGCGACCCGTCAGGCCGATATCGTGTTGCCGGCGGCGACCAACCTGGAACGCCCGGCGCTGATCGCCTATCCCGGCTGTGCCTATCAGGGCGAGGTGCGCTATCGGCGCGCGTTGCTCACCCCGCGGGGCGAGGCCCGTGCGGACGGCGAGATCTTCCTCCAGCTCGGGGTGCGGCTGGGGATGGGGACGCTGTTCTGGGGCGGGGACCTCGAGGCCTCCTGGGCGGAGGCCGCCGAGGGGCTGCCCGAGGCGGTACGCGAGGCGATCTATGCCAGCCCCGACGGGGTGACCGTCTATGCCGATGCGATCGACGACCTGGTCGATCATGGCTTCATGGACGCCGATCGACTCTATCGGCTACGTGGCTTCCCCACCGACAGCGGCAAGGTGGAGTTCGATTCGGACGCGCTGCGCGCCGCCGGTCACGACGGTCTGCCGGTCTATCGCGAACCGGCCGAGGGGCCGGTCTCCACCCCGGCGCTGGCCCGGCGTTTCCCGCTGGTGCTGACCAGCGGCGCGCGCACCAAGTTCGACACCCACTCGCAACACCAGCACAGCGCGCGGATGCGCCGGGCCATTCCCCGTCCCCTGGTCGAGATCCACCCCGAGGATGCCATGGTGCGCGGCATCGACGATGGCGATGCGGTGATGGTCGGCTCGCCCCGTGGCGAGGTGCGCTTCTATGCCCAGGTAACCGAGCGCATCAAGCCGGGCGTGGTGCACTGTGTGCACGGCTGGAACGAGGCCAACGTCAATCTGCTCACCGATGATGTGCACCTCGACCCGATCAGTGGCTTCCCGCCGTTCAAGTCGGGGCTGTGCGAGATCCGACCGATCGATTGA
- the cmk gene encoding (d)CMP kinase translates to MIPVITVDGPSGTGKGTLTALLGERLGWHCLDSGALYRVLGLAADRAGVDLEDAEGLAALAAGLELRFVERRVLLAGEDVSDLIRTEQAGMAASRAAAHGPVRTALLEWQRRMAREPGLVADGRDMGTVVFPQAPLKVFLDASPEVRAERRYKQLKEKGLDASLPDLIVDIRERDQRDRNRAVAPLRPATDAVTLDSTAMSIQEVLDRVLEEVRRVFPELVS, encoded by the coding sequence ATGATTCCGGTAATTACCGTCGATGGTCCCTCGGGGACCGGCAAGGGAACCCTGACCGCGCTGCTCGGCGAGCGGCTCGGTTGGCATTGTCTCGACAGCGGGGCGCTCTACCGGGTGCTGGGACTCGCCGCCGATCGCGCTGGGGTGGACCTCGAGGATGCCGAGGGACTGGCGGCACTCGCCGCCGGGCTCGAGCTACGCTTCGTCGAGCGCCGGGTGCTGCTCGCCGGCGAGGACGTCAGCGATCTGATTCGGACCGAACAGGCCGGTATGGCCGCCTCGCGGGCCGCCGCGCACGGTCCGGTGCGCACCGCGCTGCTCGAGTGGCAGCGGCGCATGGCGCGCGAACCCGGGTTGGTCGCCGACGGTCGCGACATGGGTACCGTCGTCTTTCCTCAGGCCCCATTGAAAGTCTTTCTCGACGCCAGCCCCGAGGTGCGCGCCGAGCGACGTTATAAACAGTTGAAAGAAAAGGGGTTGGATGCTAGTCTCCCCGACCTCATAGTGGACATCCGCGAGCGCGATCAGCGCGACCGCAACCGTGCAGTCGCGCCGCTGCGTCCGGCAACGGACGCCGTGACGCTGGATTCGACAGCGATGTCCATTCAGGAAGTGCTCGATCGGGTCTTGGAAGAGGTAAGGCGCGTCTTCCCGGAGCTGGTCTCTTGA